The Carassius gibelio isolate Cgi1373 ecotype wild population from Czech Republic chromosome B11, carGib1.2-hapl.c, whole genome shotgun sequence genomic sequence TCTACGAAATATCCTTTTTTATTATCACAGCTTCCTCCAGCGATGATCTTCAGACGAGGAGAGGTTTTGGCGTGTTCCAGCCATCCCTTGATTCTGGAGAAGGACTTGAGAGAGACATTAAGAGTATTGAGTAAGAAGTAGATCATAGATGTGATACATTTACTTTGTTATTGGATTAATATGTTGTTGGTTTGTACCTTGTCATCAATAACTGCTGAGAAGAAAGTGCTGAAATCTTCAACTGGCTTTGAAGTGAAACAGAAACAAAGTCAAAATGGCAATAAGTTCAGTTTGTAAGGAAATTactgttactgtccaccactgccgATGTCAAAAGAACACTTTTCCACTTACGTCTCCCACTTTGATCTGTTTGTGCACATCCATGAGTCCCTGTTTGATCTGAGGCCACAGTGAGTCTGGTACGTACATCCTGGAACAGGCCGAACACTTCTGTCCTCCGTACTCGAACGCAGAGCGGATGGTGCCGTTCACCACACTATGAACGTCTGCCGACTTGTGCACAAAGTGGAAGTTCTTACCACCGCATTCTAAAACAAGCATgagaaacaagaaaacaaacatacacttaaaatttaaaaaaaaaaatgtaagtcgaAAATGATTAGAATTTCATTCTTAATGCCACTGGAACCCAAACCTCCAGCAACACGAGGGAAATTCCTGTAGATGTCCAGATTCTGGGCGACCTGCTTCCACAACCGTTTGAAAGTTctgaaaacatttgcaaaaaaaataaataaataaataaaataaaaaagtaaattttcaCTTTGCACTGTGAGACTACAGAGTCTGACAAACTTTAACTCAGACAGAAGGTTATACTAAAGATAAGAGGGTCACGTTTtgttttaaggtccaattctcattatttaaaaaccattaactatgacttttgcctcaataaactactaatttgctgctttttaatagttagtagggtaggattagagatgtagaataaGATCATACGGAATaggtgctttataagtactaataaacagccatacTAGTTATAGAGAGAataagtgagaattggtcccatATTAAAGTGTTACTGCTAAGAGTAACACAGTCACATTACATACTGTATGACTGAGTCAACAAGCACAGAAAGAGACGGACGTACGGCACACTGCCAGTGAAGTTAATGCCAGCCAGGTGCTCAGAGGACGTGATGGTGTCTCCAAACACTGGACCATCGGCTGGGACAAACTGGATGATATTGGGTGGCAATCCGGACTCTCTCAGGATCTTATAGACGGCGTAGCTGGCAGACATGGCTGTGTCACTGGGTTTCCACAACACCACGTTACCCTAAGTGACAAAGTCAGTCATAGAAATGAACCAAAACACTCAAGTGGCACTGCGCGTCGCTACCAATACATTTAAAAGGAacggttcactcaaaaatgaatattttgctCCACCCAAGAGCaattcacacaactccagtccaacAATTAAAGCGAAAGCTGtgagtttataagaaacaaatgcatcattaagACATTTGAACTTTAAACTGGCAATAATACAAGACCTTGATCGTGCTTATAGCTGAACTGAacttgttttataattaaatagaaaacagaaataaatgtgtgttGACATCTCACCATGATAGCAGGGGTGCCGGCCAGGTTTCCACCAATGGCTGTGAAGTTAAATGGCGCGACAGCAGCTACAAAACCCTAAAACAAGTCAAAGTCAAGGTAATGCCAAATAAGGGCTTGcactaggggtgcacgataaatatcgccCGATAATTAATTTCGCAGCTTGTCGGTTAACAACAGCTCCGTGAAGTAActgctgctctatgtgaaatcacgcacctaaTTTACCGCCGATTAGAagcggctttactgatgagatgcgcattaattatcggccgatatttatcatgcacccGTAGCTCGCACAGACACAAGTGTTATACAGTCATCTGGTTATTCAGAGAACGCACCTCCAGCCCACGGTACAGCATGGTGTTGGTACTTCCATCGCTGTCCAACGGCTGCTGCTGTTCCAGCTCAACCGCATGTTTGGCATTGAACCTGAAGAAGTCGATGAGTTCTGCAGCAGCGTCAATCTCAGCCTGGACCACAGTCTTACCCTGAGACAAGGAGCAAAGGTCAATTGTTTAATGTAAAGTCAACATAAATAATCCCACATGCAAAGGCGTAACGAACTGGTTAACATAAGCAGTAACCAGCTCCAAATGCGCAAAAGTCCACCTGTCCGATCATGGTCTTGGCCAGGACTTCTGCTCTCTTGGGTCCACTGATGACGTCAGCAGCTTTGAAGAAAATCTGGGCTCGATCTGCAACGGGTTTGAGATCCCACTCTCTCCGAGCAGCGACCGAGGCCTCGATGGCTTTATTTAGTAGCTCCTAAAGACACAGCCACACAAATTAGGAACAAAAACAACCTCATTTCATGCAACATTAATTATTTGGAAAAGTAAACAGCAAAACAGGATTTCCTCATGTGAATGTTATAATctacaatattaaaatactgtACCTTATCAGCATAGCAGAACTTGGACACTTTGTGAGAGTGGTTGAATGGCTAAAAGGAGGGAAAAAAACAATAACTTCAATTTAACATGATTATATAGAATgtaaacactgaaataaaataaatccaaacgGTCTATGTGATTGTTTGGAGAGAGGTTTTAAgtacaacagaaaacaaataaataaatatataaattcagtctctccctcttttttttacctaaatctttttttaaatgcttggaTAAAATTCCCTCTTCATTCATTTGGGCAGGTAAGAATCCTAAAGTTAATAGATCTATCCTTCAACGAAACAAATGTGATGGAGGTCTAGCCCTGcctaattgtattttatattactgGTCCGCTAATATCTCTAAAATTTTCTTATGGTGTAATGTGCCGGAGGTCAACTGGTGCACTCTAGAAGCTACctctttcctttcttcttccCTCCCTGCACTGGTTTTTGCTCCTTTGTCTCTGCGTCCCTCTAGTTATACTAAAAAACCCATTGTGTTATCAACATTAAAAATTTGGAAACAATTtcgacaacattttcatttagagT encodes the following:
- the aldh4a1 gene encoding delta-1-pyrroline-5-carboxylate dehydrogenase, mitochondrial, with the translated sequence MLRVRSVICQSWKGFKTFPRAAVEVKNEPILGFREGSKERSELEKALQNLKGRTEEIPCVIGNEEVWTKDIRYQLSPFNHSHKVSKFCYADKELLNKAIEASVAARREWDLKPVADRAQIFFKAADVISGPKRAEVLAKTMIGQGKTVVQAEIDAAAELIDFFRFNAKHAVELEQQQPLDSDGSTNTMLYRGLEGFVAAVAPFNFTAIGGNLAGTPAIMGNVVLWKPSDTAMSASYAVYKILRESGLPPNIIQFVPADGPVFGDTITSSEHLAGINFTGSVPTFKRLWKQVAQNLDIYRNFPRVAGECGGKNFHFVHKSADVHSVVNGTIRSAFEYGGQKCSACSRMYVPDSLWPQIKQGLMDVHKQIKVGDPVEDFSTFFSAVIDDKSFSRIKGWLEHAKTSPRLKIIAGGSCDNKKGYFVEPTIIETTDPQEKIMNEEIFGPILAVYVYPENDYKEVLHLIDNTSPYALTGAIFSQDKAVINEAGKALRNAAGNYYVNDKSTGSVVAQQPFGGARASGTNDKPGGPHYVLRWTSPQVVKQTHVPLTEWKYPYMG